One window of the Gambusia affinis linkage group LG13, SWU_Gaff_1.0, whole genome shotgun sequence genome contains the following:
- the ablim1a gene encoding actin-binding LIM protein 1a isoform X6, whose product MSARVSHTQDTHHHSSEKPLIQCYKCGEPCKGEVLRVQNKHFHLKCFTCKVCGCDLAQGGFFMKNGEYLCMLDYQRMHGTRCNGCGDFVEGEVVTALGKTYHPSCFVCTICKRPFPAGDRVTFNGKDCLCQYCAEPMSPGPKDILGSSNCSGCGRDIKNGQALLALDRQWHLGCFKCKACGKVLTGEYISKDGAPYCEKDYQIHFGVQCEACHQFITGKVLEAGDKHYHPSCARCSRCNQMFTEGEEMYLQGSTVWHPGCKNTTRTEERHRERLLPPSLLFLQQTERQPTRSSSESICSRPGSSIPGSPGHTIYAKVDNEILDYRDLAAIPKVKAIYDIERPDLITYEPMYTTSLDEKDERRECVGELYSARRERSPMPDDKSSRNMSPTPSAESFYDRRDRILQRSTSQGSIGSPVYNRHGYTPTLSRSPQHFHRPEALTGMQKLCSSLCSNSVGSRNSDSRPTSPFRHHFLPHSQGPDPPSGRSSPLPLRPDSRPVTPPLSQTPKHFHVPDQGINIYRKPPIYKLHDTAAVAQQSKSGEDIIRSATFPAAHAPSLDDSSRSEGDCWPHSLAVLGSEGRRRSREEEEEEALKRKQLQEEHLSKIQSGLGKLILKEEMEKEQIRERHARSLSAQRYDPKMNNCDADPTSPTKTNSLPGYGRNGLHRPQSTDFTQYNSYGDMCGGGREFQHIKDGRAALARMDRGVSMPNMLEPKVYPYEMLMITSRGRAKLPRDVDRTRLERHLAPETFFEIFGMEIQEFDRLPLWKRNDMKKKAKLF is encoded by the exons TGTCTCATACCCAGGACACACACCACCACTCCAGCGAGAAGCCCCTGATTCAGTGCTACAAGTGCGGGGAGCCATGTAAGGGCGAGGTCCTCCGGGTGCAGAACAAACACTTTCACCTGAAGTGTTTCACctgtaaag TGTGCGGCTGTGACCTCGCCCAGGGGGGCTTCTTCATGAAGAATGGGGAATATCTGTGCATGCTCGACTACCAACGCATGCACGGCACCCGCTGCAACGGTTGCGGGGACTTTGTCGAGGGAGAAGTCGTCACCGCCCTGGGCAAGACCTACCATCCTTCCTGCTTCGTCTGCACCATCTGCAA ACGACCGTTCCCGGCCGGAGACAGGGTGACCTTCAACGGGAAGGACTGCCTGTGTCAGTACTGCGCTGAGCCCATGTCTCCTGGACCGAAGGACATCCTGGGCTCCAGCA ATTGCTCAGGATGTGGCCGCGACATCAAGAACGGTCAGGCTCTTCTGGCACTGGACAGACAGTGGCATCTGGGCTGCTTTAAGTGTAAGGCCTGTGGCAAAGTGCTGACCGGGGAGTACATCAGCAA GGATGGCGCCCCCTACTGCGAGAAGGACTACCAGATCCATTTTGGAGTTCAGTGTGAGGCGTGTCATCAGTTCATCACGGGGAAGGTGTTAGAG GCAGGAGATAAACACTACCACCCCAGCTGTGCGAGATGCAGCAGGTGCAATCAGATGTTCACAGAGGGAGAAGAGATGTATTTGCAAG GCTCGACAGTGTGGCATCCTGGGTGCAAGAACACCACCAGAACAGAGGAGAGACACAGAGAACGG CTGTTGCCTCCGTCCCTCTTATTCCTCCAACAAACAGAAAGGCAG CCTACGAGGTCGTCATCTGAGAGCATTTGTTCCCGACCTGGTTCAAGCATACCTGGCTCACCGGGTCACACCATCTAT GCAAAAGTAGACAATGAGATCCTTGATTACAGAGACCTAGCTGCCATTCCAAAAGTTAAAGCCATTTATGACATTGAGCGCCCCGATCTTATCACATATGAACCTATGTACACAACCTCTCTGGACGAGAAAGATGAGAGACGAGAGTGTGTGGGAGAG CTCTACTCTGCTAGACGGGAGCGTTCCCCAATGCCCGATGATAAG tcgTCAAGAAACATGTCACCAACCCCATCAGCTGAG AGTTTTTACGACAGGAGGGACCGCATTCTCCAAAGATCCACCAGTCAAGGCTCCATAGGGTCCCCGGTGTATAATCGCCACGGTTACACTCCCACCCTATCACGTTCACCGCAGCATTTTCACAGACCTG AAGCTCTGACAGGCATGCAGAAGCTCTGCTCCTCCCTGTGCAGTAACAGTGTGGGCTCCAGAAATAGTGACTCTCGTCCCACCTCCCCTTTCAGACACCACTTCCTCCCCCATAGCCAAG GCCCCGACCCACCGAGTGGCCGGAGTTCCCCCCTGCCGCTCAGGCCCGACAGCCGGCCGGTCACCCCGCCTCTCTCTCAGACCCCTAAACATTTCCACGTCCCAG atcAGGGGATCAACATCTACAGAAAACCGCCCATCTACAAACTACACG ATACAGCTGCCGTAGCTCAGCAAAGCAAGTCTGGTGAGGACATCATCAGATCCGCCACCTTCCCTGCTGCCCATGCTCCCTCCCTGGATGACAGCTCCCGGAGTGAGGGCGACTGTTGGCCCCACTCTCTCGCTGTTTTAG GTTCAGAAGGGAGGAGGCGGTctagagaggaggaggaggaagaagctTTGAAAAGAAAGCAACTTCAGGAAGAACATCTCAGTAAG ATTCAGTCTGGACTGGGAAAACTCATTCTGAAGGAGGAGATGGAGAAAGAGCAGATTAGGGAGCGGCACGCACGCAGCCTCTCTGCTCAGCGCTACGATCCCAAAATGAACAACTGTGACGCAG ATCCAACGTCTCCAACCAAGACCAACTCTCTGCCTGGTTATGGACGGAACGGTCTGCATCGG cCTCAGTCTACAGATTTCACCCAGTACAACAGCTATGGAGACATGTGTGGTGGAGGAAGAG AGTTTCAG CACATTAAGGATGGCCGTGCAGCACTTGCAAGGATGGACAGGGGAGTATCTATGCCTAATATGTTGGAACCAAAA GTGTATCCCTATGAAATGCTCATGATAACCAGTAGAGGGAGAGCTAAACTGCCCAGGGATGTGGACAGAACCAGACTGGAG CGCCACTTAGCACCCGAAACGTTCTTTGAGATCTTTGGAATGGAGATCCAGGAGTTTGACAGGCTTCCCCTGTGGAAACGCAACGACATGAAAAAGAAGGCCAAgctcttttag
- the ablim1a gene encoding actin-binding LIM protein 1a isoform X13 — protein MEERHTLKQEQPGYDGLCNYAQKITSCFGLDVSHTQDTHHHSSEKPLIQCYKCGEPCKGEVLRVQNKHFHLKCFTCKVCGCDLAQGGFFMKNGEYLCMLDYQRMHGTRCNGCGDFVEGEVVTALGKTYHPSCFVCTICKRPFPAGDRVTFNGKDCLCQYCAEPMSPGPKDILGSSNCSGCGRDIKNGQALLALDRQWHLGCFKCKACGKVLTGEYISKDGAPYCEKDYQIHFGVQCEACHQFITGKVLEAGDKHYHPSCARCSRCNQMFTEGEEMYLQGSTVWHPGCKNTTRTEERHRERLLPPSLLFLQQTERQPTRSSSESICSRPGSSIPGSPGHTIYAKVDNEILDYRDLAAIPKVKAIYDIERPDLITYEPMYTTSLDEKDERRECVGELYSARRERSPMPDDKSSRNMSPTPSAESFYDRRDRILQRSTSQGSIGSPVYNRHGYTPTLSRSPQHFHRPDQGINIYRKPPIYKLHGSEGRRRSREEEEEEALKRKQLQEEHLSKIQSGLGKLILKEEMEKEQIRERHARSLSAQRYDPKMNNCDADPTSPTKTNSLPGYGRNGLHRPQSTDFTQYNSYGDMCGGGREFQHIKDGRAALARMDRGVSMPNMLEPKVYPYEMLMITSRGRAKLPRDVDRTRLERHLAPETFFEIFGMEIQEFDRLPLWKRNDMKKKAKLF, from the exons TGTCTCATACCCAGGACACACACCACCACTCCAGCGAGAAGCCCCTGATTCAGTGCTACAAGTGCGGGGAGCCATGTAAGGGCGAGGTCCTCCGGGTGCAGAACAAACACTTTCACCTGAAGTGTTTCACctgtaaag TGTGCGGCTGTGACCTCGCCCAGGGGGGCTTCTTCATGAAGAATGGGGAATATCTGTGCATGCTCGACTACCAACGCATGCACGGCACCCGCTGCAACGGTTGCGGGGACTTTGTCGAGGGAGAAGTCGTCACCGCCCTGGGCAAGACCTACCATCCTTCCTGCTTCGTCTGCACCATCTGCAA ACGACCGTTCCCGGCCGGAGACAGGGTGACCTTCAACGGGAAGGACTGCCTGTGTCAGTACTGCGCTGAGCCCATGTCTCCTGGACCGAAGGACATCCTGGGCTCCAGCA ATTGCTCAGGATGTGGCCGCGACATCAAGAACGGTCAGGCTCTTCTGGCACTGGACAGACAGTGGCATCTGGGCTGCTTTAAGTGTAAGGCCTGTGGCAAAGTGCTGACCGGGGAGTACATCAGCAA GGATGGCGCCCCCTACTGCGAGAAGGACTACCAGATCCATTTTGGAGTTCAGTGTGAGGCGTGTCATCAGTTCATCACGGGGAAGGTGTTAGAG GCAGGAGATAAACACTACCACCCCAGCTGTGCGAGATGCAGCAGGTGCAATCAGATGTTCACAGAGGGAGAAGAGATGTATTTGCAAG GCTCGACAGTGTGGCATCCTGGGTGCAAGAACACCACCAGAACAGAGGAGAGACACAGAGAACGG CTGTTGCCTCCGTCCCTCTTATTCCTCCAACAAACAGAAAGGCAG CCTACGAGGTCGTCATCTGAGAGCATTTGTTCCCGACCTGGTTCAAGCATACCTGGCTCACCGGGTCACACCATCTAT GCAAAAGTAGACAATGAGATCCTTGATTACAGAGACCTAGCTGCCATTCCAAAAGTTAAAGCCATTTATGACATTGAGCGCCCCGATCTTATCACATATGAACCTATGTACACAACCTCTCTGGACGAGAAAGATGAGAGACGAGAGTGTGTGGGAGAG CTCTACTCTGCTAGACGGGAGCGTTCCCCAATGCCCGATGATAAG tcgTCAAGAAACATGTCACCAACCCCATCAGCTGAG AGTTTTTACGACAGGAGGGACCGCATTCTCCAAAGATCCACCAGTCAAGGCTCCATAGGGTCCCCGGTGTATAATCGCCACGGTTACACTCCCACCCTATCACGTTCACCGCAGCATTTTCACAGACCTG atcAGGGGATCAACATCTACAGAAAACCGCCCATCTACAAACTACACG GTTCAGAAGGGAGGAGGCGGTctagagaggaggaggaggaagaagctTTGAAAAGAAAGCAACTTCAGGAAGAACATCTCAGTAAG ATTCAGTCTGGACTGGGAAAACTCATTCTGAAGGAGGAGATGGAGAAAGAGCAGATTAGGGAGCGGCACGCACGCAGCCTCTCTGCTCAGCGCTACGATCCCAAAATGAACAACTGTGACGCAG ATCCAACGTCTCCAACCAAGACCAACTCTCTGCCTGGTTATGGACGGAACGGTCTGCATCGG cCTCAGTCTACAGATTTCACCCAGTACAACAGCTATGGAGACATGTGTGGTGGAGGAAGAG AGTTTCAG CACATTAAGGATGGCCGTGCAGCACTTGCAAGGATGGACAGGGGAGTATCTATGCCTAATATGTTGGAACCAAAA GTGTATCCCTATGAAATGCTCATGATAACCAGTAGAGGGAGAGCTAAACTGCCCAGGGATGTGGACAGAACCAGACTGGAG CGCCACTTAGCACCCGAAACGTTCTTTGAGATCTTTGGAATGGAGATCCAGGAGTTTGACAGGCTTCCCCTGTGGAAACGCAACGACATGAAAAAGAAGGCCAAgctcttttag
- the ablim1a gene encoding actin-binding LIM protein 1a isoform X16, whose product MEERHTLKQEQPGYDGLCNYAQKITSCFGLDVSHTQDTHHHSSEKPLIQCYKCGEPCKGEVLRVQNKHFHLKCFTCKVCGCDLAQGGFFMKNGEYLCMLDYQRMHGTRCNGCGDFVEGEVVTALGKTYHPSCFVCTICKRPFPAGDRVTFNGKDCLCQYCAEPMSPGPKDILGSSNCSGCGRDIKNGQALLALDRQWHLGCFKCKACGKVLTGEYISKDGAPYCEKDYQIHFGVQCEACHQFITGKVLEAGDKHYHPSCARCSRCNQMFTEGEEMYLQGSTVWHPGCKNTTRTEERHRERPTRSSSESICSRPGSSIPGSPGHTIYAKVDNEILDYRDLAAIPKVKAIYDIERPDLITYEPMYTTSLDEKDERRECVGELYSARRERSPMPDDKSSRNMSPTPSAESFYDRRDRILQRSTSQGSIGSPVYNRHGYTPTLSRSPQHFHRPDQGINIYRKPPIYKLHGSEGRRRSREEEEEEALKRKQLQEEHLSKIQSGLGKLILKEEMEKEQIRERHARSLSAQRYDPKMNNCDADPTSPTKTNSLPGYGRNGLHRPQSTDFTQYNSYGDMCGGGREFQHIKDGRAALARMDRGVSMPNMLEPKVYPYEMLMITSRGRAKLPRDVDRTRLERHLAPETFFEIFGMEIQEFDRLPLWKRNDMKKKAKLF is encoded by the exons TGTCTCATACCCAGGACACACACCACCACTCCAGCGAGAAGCCCCTGATTCAGTGCTACAAGTGCGGGGAGCCATGTAAGGGCGAGGTCCTCCGGGTGCAGAACAAACACTTTCACCTGAAGTGTTTCACctgtaaag TGTGCGGCTGTGACCTCGCCCAGGGGGGCTTCTTCATGAAGAATGGGGAATATCTGTGCATGCTCGACTACCAACGCATGCACGGCACCCGCTGCAACGGTTGCGGGGACTTTGTCGAGGGAGAAGTCGTCACCGCCCTGGGCAAGACCTACCATCCTTCCTGCTTCGTCTGCACCATCTGCAA ACGACCGTTCCCGGCCGGAGACAGGGTGACCTTCAACGGGAAGGACTGCCTGTGTCAGTACTGCGCTGAGCCCATGTCTCCTGGACCGAAGGACATCCTGGGCTCCAGCA ATTGCTCAGGATGTGGCCGCGACATCAAGAACGGTCAGGCTCTTCTGGCACTGGACAGACAGTGGCATCTGGGCTGCTTTAAGTGTAAGGCCTGTGGCAAAGTGCTGACCGGGGAGTACATCAGCAA GGATGGCGCCCCCTACTGCGAGAAGGACTACCAGATCCATTTTGGAGTTCAGTGTGAGGCGTGTCATCAGTTCATCACGGGGAAGGTGTTAGAG GCAGGAGATAAACACTACCACCCCAGCTGTGCGAGATGCAGCAGGTGCAATCAGATGTTCACAGAGGGAGAAGAGATGTATTTGCAAG GCTCGACAGTGTGGCATCCTGGGTGCAAGAACACCACCAGAACAGAGGAGAGACACAGAGAACGG CCTACGAGGTCGTCATCTGAGAGCATTTGTTCCCGACCTGGTTCAAGCATACCTGGCTCACCGGGTCACACCATCTAT GCAAAAGTAGACAATGAGATCCTTGATTACAGAGACCTAGCTGCCATTCCAAAAGTTAAAGCCATTTATGACATTGAGCGCCCCGATCTTATCACATATGAACCTATGTACACAACCTCTCTGGACGAGAAAGATGAGAGACGAGAGTGTGTGGGAGAG CTCTACTCTGCTAGACGGGAGCGTTCCCCAATGCCCGATGATAAG tcgTCAAGAAACATGTCACCAACCCCATCAGCTGAG AGTTTTTACGACAGGAGGGACCGCATTCTCCAAAGATCCACCAGTCAAGGCTCCATAGGGTCCCCGGTGTATAATCGCCACGGTTACACTCCCACCCTATCACGTTCACCGCAGCATTTTCACAGACCTG atcAGGGGATCAACATCTACAGAAAACCGCCCATCTACAAACTACACG GTTCAGAAGGGAGGAGGCGGTctagagaggaggaggaggaagaagctTTGAAAAGAAAGCAACTTCAGGAAGAACATCTCAGTAAG ATTCAGTCTGGACTGGGAAAACTCATTCTGAAGGAGGAGATGGAGAAAGAGCAGATTAGGGAGCGGCACGCACGCAGCCTCTCTGCTCAGCGCTACGATCCCAAAATGAACAACTGTGACGCAG ATCCAACGTCTCCAACCAAGACCAACTCTCTGCCTGGTTATGGACGGAACGGTCTGCATCGG cCTCAGTCTACAGATTTCACCCAGTACAACAGCTATGGAGACATGTGTGGTGGAGGAAGAG AGTTTCAG CACATTAAGGATGGCCGTGCAGCACTTGCAAGGATGGACAGGGGAGTATCTATGCCTAATATGTTGGAACCAAAA GTGTATCCCTATGAAATGCTCATGATAACCAGTAGAGGGAGAGCTAAACTGCCCAGGGATGTGGACAGAACCAGACTGGAG CGCCACTTAGCACCCGAAACGTTCTTTGAGATCTTTGGAATGGAGATCCAGGAGTTTGACAGGCTTCCCCTGTGGAAACGCAACGACATGAAAAAGAAGGCCAAgctcttttag
- the ablim1a gene encoding actin-binding LIM protein 1a isoform X2: MEERHTLKQEQPGYDGLCNYAQKITSCFGLDVSHTQDTHHHSSEKPLIQCYKCGEPCKGEVLRVQNKHFHLKCFTCKVCGCDLAQGGFFMKNGEYLCMLDYQRMHGTRCNGCGDFVEGEVVTALGKTYHPSCFVCTICKRPFPAGDRVTFNGKDCLCQYCAEPMSPGPKDILGSSNCSGCGRDIKNGQALLALDRQWHLGCFKCKACGKVLTGEYISKDGAPYCEKDYQIHFGVQCEACHQFITGKVLEAGDKHYHPSCARCSRCNQMFTEGEEMYLQGSTVWHPGCKNTTRTEERHRERLLPPSLLFLQQTERQPTRSSSESICSRPGSSIPGSPGHTIYAKVDNEILDYRDLAAIPKVKAIYDIERPDLITYEPMYTTSLDEKDERRECVGELYSARRERSPMPDDKSSRNMSPTPSAESFYDRRDRILQRSTSQGSIGSPVYNRHGYTPTLSRSPQHFHRPALTGMQKLCSSLCSNSVGSRNSDSRPTSPFRHHFLPHSQGPDPPSGRSSPLPLRPDSRPVTPPLSQTPKHFHVPDQGINIYRKPPIYKLHDTAAVAQQSKSGEDIIRSATFPAAHAPSLDDSSRSEGDCWPHSLAVLGSEGRRRSREEEEEEALKRKQLQEEHLSKIQSGLGKLILKEEMEKEQIRERHARSLSAQRYDPKMNNCDADPTSPTKTNSLPGYGRNGLHRPQSTDFTQYNSYGDMCGGGREFQHIKDGRAALARMDRGVSMPNMLEPKVYPYEMLMITSRGRAKLPRDVDRTRLERHLAPETFFEIFGMEIQEFDRLPLWKRNDMKKKAKLF; this comes from the exons TGTCTCATACCCAGGACACACACCACCACTCCAGCGAGAAGCCCCTGATTCAGTGCTACAAGTGCGGGGAGCCATGTAAGGGCGAGGTCCTCCGGGTGCAGAACAAACACTTTCACCTGAAGTGTTTCACctgtaaag TGTGCGGCTGTGACCTCGCCCAGGGGGGCTTCTTCATGAAGAATGGGGAATATCTGTGCATGCTCGACTACCAACGCATGCACGGCACCCGCTGCAACGGTTGCGGGGACTTTGTCGAGGGAGAAGTCGTCACCGCCCTGGGCAAGACCTACCATCCTTCCTGCTTCGTCTGCACCATCTGCAA ACGACCGTTCCCGGCCGGAGACAGGGTGACCTTCAACGGGAAGGACTGCCTGTGTCAGTACTGCGCTGAGCCCATGTCTCCTGGACCGAAGGACATCCTGGGCTCCAGCA ATTGCTCAGGATGTGGCCGCGACATCAAGAACGGTCAGGCTCTTCTGGCACTGGACAGACAGTGGCATCTGGGCTGCTTTAAGTGTAAGGCCTGTGGCAAAGTGCTGACCGGGGAGTACATCAGCAA GGATGGCGCCCCCTACTGCGAGAAGGACTACCAGATCCATTTTGGAGTTCAGTGTGAGGCGTGTCATCAGTTCATCACGGGGAAGGTGTTAGAG GCAGGAGATAAACACTACCACCCCAGCTGTGCGAGATGCAGCAGGTGCAATCAGATGTTCACAGAGGGAGAAGAGATGTATTTGCAAG GCTCGACAGTGTGGCATCCTGGGTGCAAGAACACCACCAGAACAGAGGAGAGACACAGAGAACGG CTGTTGCCTCCGTCCCTCTTATTCCTCCAACAAACAGAAAGGCAG CCTACGAGGTCGTCATCTGAGAGCATTTGTTCCCGACCTGGTTCAAGCATACCTGGCTCACCGGGTCACACCATCTAT GCAAAAGTAGACAATGAGATCCTTGATTACAGAGACCTAGCTGCCATTCCAAAAGTTAAAGCCATTTATGACATTGAGCGCCCCGATCTTATCACATATGAACCTATGTACACAACCTCTCTGGACGAGAAAGATGAGAGACGAGAGTGTGTGGGAGAG CTCTACTCTGCTAGACGGGAGCGTTCCCCAATGCCCGATGATAAG tcgTCAAGAAACATGTCACCAACCCCATCAGCTGAG AGTTTTTACGACAGGAGGGACCGCATTCTCCAAAGATCCACCAGTCAAGGCTCCATAGGGTCCCCGGTGTATAATCGCCACGGTTACACTCCCACCCTATCACGTTCACCGCAGCATTTTCACAGACCTG CTCTGACAGGCATGCAGAAGCTCTGCTCCTCCCTGTGCAGTAACAGTGTGGGCTCCAGAAATAGTGACTCTCGTCCCACCTCCCCTTTCAGACACCACTTCCTCCCCCATAGCCAAG GCCCCGACCCACCGAGTGGCCGGAGTTCCCCCCTGCCGCTCAGGCCCGACAGCCGGCCGGTCACCCCGCCTCTCTCTCAGACCCCTAAACATTTCCACGTCCCAG atcAGGGGATCAACATCTACAGAAAACCGCCCATCTACAAACTACACG ATACAGCTGCCGTAGCTCAGCAAAGCAAGTCTGGTGAGGACATCATCAGATCCGCCACCTTCCCTGCTGCCCATGCTCCCTCCCTGGATGACAGCTCCCGGAGTGAGGGCGACTGTTGGCCCCACTCTCTCGCTGTTTTAG GTTCAGAAGGGAGGAGGCGGTctagagaggaggaggaggaagaagctTTGAAAAGAAAGCAACTTCAGGAAGAACATCTCAGTAAG ATTCAGTCTGGACTGGGAAAACTCATTCTGAAGGAGGAGATGGAGAAAGAGCAGATTAGGGAGCGGCACGCACGCAGCCTCTCTGCTCAGCGCTACGATCCCAAAATGAACAACTGTGACGCAG ATCCAACGTCTCCAACCAAGACCAACTCTCTGCCTGGTTATGGACGGAACGGTCTGCATCGG cCTCAGTCTACAGATTTCACCCAGTACAACAGCTATGGAGACATGTGTGGTGGAGGAAGAG AGTTTCAG CACATTAAGGATGGCCGTGCAGCACTTGCAAGGATGGACAGGGGAGTATCTATGCCTAATATGTTGGAACCAAAA GTGTATCCCTATGAAATGCTCATGATAACCAGTAGAGGGAGAGCTAAACTGCCCAGGGATGTGGACAGAACCAGACTGGAG CGCCACTTAGCACCCGAAACGTTCTTTGAGATCTTTGGAATGGAGATCCAGGAGTTTGACAGGCTTCCCCTGTGGAAACGCAACGACATGAAAAAGAAGGCCAAgctcttttag